The Listeria monocytogenes genome window below encodes:
- a CDS encoding FecCD family ABC transporter permease, producing MDKSKQIKMNTRPTVAKFILSGGILLLLILALFGIAVGAADINLSTVWDALFHYNSSDTQHQIIRSLRVPRVVADMAIGAAFAVAGAIMQGITRNPLADSGLLGLNAGSTFMIAVCFAFMPWLSYNSLILFSFVGAAIGAFLVFGVSSLAGSAMSPTRLVLAGAAISSLLTALSEGLAIYFQLSQDLAFWYAGGVAGVKWSQLAAIWPWLLGALIAAILLSRSITILSLGDDIAVGLGEKTTFVKIASMVVVLILAGLAVSVVGPVGFIGLIVPHLVRFLVGVDYRWIIPCSAVVGAFLTLAADIVARTINPPYETPISVIFALIGVPFFLYVARKERRNL from the coding sequence ATGGATAAGTCAAAACAGATAAAAATGAATACAAGACCGACTGTCGCTAAATTCATACTTTCAGGTGGAATTTTGTTGCTTCTTATTCTAGCGTTATTTGGTATTGCAGTCGGTGCAGCCGATATTAATTTAAGTACGGTTTGGGATGCGCTTTTTCATTATAATAGTTCGGATACGCAACACCAGATTATACGAAGTTTACGTGTTCCTCGGGTGGTTGCGGATATGGCGATAGGGGCTGCTTTTGCAGTTGCTGGAGCGATTATGCAAGGGATTACTCGGAACCCACTTGCTGATTCAGGTCTGCTTGGGTTGAATGCTGGATCGACGTTTATGATAGCAGTTTGTTTTGCGTTTATGCCGTGGCTTAGTTATAATTCGCTCATTTTATTTTCTTTTGTTGGAGCGGCAATTGGGGCATTTTTAGTATTTGGTGTTAGTTCGCTTGCAGGCAGTGCGATGTCACCAACGAGGTTAGTGCTTGCTGGGGCGGCAATTAGTTCATTGCTTACCGCGCTTAGTGAAGGACTTGCCATCTATTTTCAGTTAAGTCAAGATTTGGCCTTTTGGTACGCGGGCGGGGTTGCTGGTGTGAAATGGAGTCAGCTTGCGGCGATTTGGCCTTGGTTACTTGGAGCGCTTATTGCGGCGATTTTACTAAGCAGATCGATTACCATTTTAAGTTTAGGCGATGATATTGCTGTTGGTTTGGGTGAAAAAACTACTTTTGTTAAAATTGCTTCGATGGTTGTGGTGTTAATTTTGGCGGGGCTTGCTGTGTCAGTTGTTGGCCCGGTAGGATTTATTGGCTTGATTGTGCCGCATTTGGTTCGGTTTTTAGTTGGAGTAGATTATCGCTGGATTATTCCTTGCTCGGCGGTTGTTGGAGCCTTTCTGACATTAGCGGCGGATATTGTGGCGAGAACAATCAATCCGCCATATGAAACGCCAATCAGTGTTATTTTTGCGTTAATTGGGGTTCCTTTCTTCTTATATGTAGCACGTAAAGAAAGGAGGAACTTATAA
- a CDS encoding iron-hydroxamate ABC transporter substrate-binding protein, with protein MKKGIILLVSMLLIAVVLTACGDNKSAGNEKVEMRTYTMVNGKKVEIPAHPKRIVASEYLGNIVLLGIKPVGARAKQLENPFLKGHVDGVADIGDPVSAEKVAELKPDLIIVSKEDEFEAMSKIAPTVLIPYATSKNVEEDVRQIADLVGEKKAGEAWLDKFHQKAKESRAKLADKLDPNETVGIYEVQDKDFYVMGQNMGRGGQAIYNALQLKAPAKIQKDVLEGQDWQKISLEVLPEFAADRMFVTRTSSGSAKDGEKTLKDLTNSPIWKNLPTFKAGNVYQMDFDTMFYYDPIAVEGQLDIIVEKLLASN; from the coding sequence TTGAAAAAGGGTATCATTTTACTCGTGTCAATGCTTTTAATTGCAGTGGTTTTAACTGCTTGTGGAGATAACAAATCGGCTGGAAATGAAAAGGTCGAGATGCGTACATATACAATGGTGAATGGAAAGAAAGTGGAAATACCAGCACATCCGAAACGTATTGTGGCTTCGGAATATCTAGGTAATATAGTTTTGCTAGGAATAAAGCCAGTTGGTGCTAGAGCAAAACAATTGGAAAATCCATTTTTAAAAGGACATGTGGACGGCGTTGCGGATATTGGTGATCCTGTTTCAGCGGAAAAAGTGGCGGAATTAAAGCCGGATTTAATCATTGTTTCAAAAGAAGACGAATTTGAAGCAATGTCGAAAATTGCGCCAACTGTGTTAATTCCATATGCAACTTCAAAAAATGTGGAAGAAGACGTGCGCCAAATTGCAGACCTAGTAGGTGAAAAAAAGGCTGGAGAGGCATGGTTAGATAAGTTTCATCAAAAAGCAAAAGAAAGTAGAGCGAAATTAGCAGATAAACTAGACCCGAATGAAACAGTGGGAATTTATGAAGTACAAGATAAGGATTTTTATGTGATGGGGCAAAATATGGGGCGTGGTGGTCAAGCGATATACAATGCCTTACAATTAAAAGCGCCTGCAAAAATTCAAAAAGATGTTTTAGAAGGGCAAGACTGGCAGAAGATTTCACTGGAAGTATTACCTGAATTTGCGGCCGATAGAATGTTTGTTACAAGGACTTCTTCAGGAAGTGCCAAAGACGGCGAGAAAACATTAAAAGATTTGACGAATTCGCCAATTTGGAAAAATTTGCCAACGTTTAAAGCGGGGAATGTTTACCAAATGGACTTTGATACAATGTTTTATTATGATCCTATAGCAGTGGAAGGGCAGCTTGATATTATCGTAGAGAAGTTATTGGCTTCGAACTAA
- a CDS encoding ABC transporter ATP-binding protein has product MKDLHTDNLQISYDKRIIVDGLDIAIPANKITALVGANGSGKSTILKTMSRLMKPSKGTVYLDGKSIHHESTREIAKQLAILPQNPSAPDGLTVFELISYGRSPHQSSFKSITAKDREIIFWSLRVTNLTEFADRPIDSLSGGQRQRAWIAMALAQETDVLFLDEPTTFLDMTHQLDVLNLLKQLNQSENRTIVMVVHDLNHASRYAHHMIAIKEGKVIAEGTPTSVMTEQTLEDVFNIKADILIDPRSGVPLCLPYETCNGCEIVKELDSIAK; this is encoded by the coding sequence ATGAAAGACCTTCATACAGATAACTTACAAATTTCATACGACAAACGAATCATTGTTGATGGTTTAGATATAGCCATTCCAGCTAATAAAATAACCGCTTTAGTAGGTGCAAACGGCTCAGGGAAATCGACTATTTTAAAAACGATGTCCCGCTTAATGAAACCTAGCAAAGGCACTGTTTATTTGGATGGCAAAAGTATTCATCATGAATCAACGAGAGAAATTGCCAAACAATTAGCCATTTTGCCACAAAATCCTTCTGCACCTGATGGTTTAACGGTGTTTGAATTAATTTCTTATGGACGTTCCCCGCATCAAAGTAGTTTTAAATCCATTACCGCAAAAGATCGCGAAATTATTTTTTGGTCATTGCGTGTGACGAATTTAACGGAGTTTGCGGATCGACCAATTGATAGTTTATCAGGTGGACAACGGCAGCGTGCTTGGATTGCCATGGCGCTTGCTCAAGAAACAGATGTGCTTTTTCTTGATGAGCCGACTACCTTTTTAGATATGACGCATCAATTAGATGTACTTAATTTATTAAAACAATTAAACCAATCGGAAAACCGCACAATAGTGATGGTTGTCCATGATTTAAATCACGCATCTCGTTACGCGCACCATATGATTGCTATTAAAGAAGGAAAAGTCATTGCAGAAGGAACACCAACAAGCGTCATGACCGAACAAACTTTAGAAGACGTTTTTAATATCAAAGCAGATATTTTAATTGATCCACGTAGCGGTGTCCCCCTTTGCCTTCCATACGAAACTTGCAACGGATGCGAAATTGTAAAGGAGCTTGATTCCATTGCCAAATGA
- a CDS encoding NAD(P)/FAD-dependent oxidoreductase has product MPNEVYDVTIIGGGPIGLFSAFYSGLRSMKTKIIDAEPAVGGKVRYFFPEKIIRDIGGIPAITGANLVANLKEQAETFHPTIVCNERVVDVTRLADGKFQLTSHNGSIHFSKTIVIATGSGTFEVNKLEALHAEDFPSAIHYDVKNIEQFRNKVVAVSGGGNAAIDWAQTLEPIAKQVHLIYRGEDFKAHEESVRELQNSRVEIHIHHEISELIGTNNQLTEINVRCNQTRATKTIQTDALFINHGVKVDLGTMAEWGFELADFGIVVDDEMKTTVPGIFACGDSATYPRKIRIIAAGLHEGPIAINSAKKYLEPTAADEAMISTHHESFIG; this is encoded by the coding sequence TTGCCAAATGAGGTTTATGACGTAACTATTATTGGCGGCGGCCCCATCGGCCTATTCTCCGCTTTTTATAGCGGCTTGCGTTCTATGAAAACAAAAATTATCGATGCCGAACCAGCAGTTGGAGGTAAAGTTCGTTACTTTTTTCCAGAAAAAATCATTCGCGACATTGGTGGCATTCCAGCTATTACCGGTGCAAATCTTGTCGCAAATTTAAAAGAACAAGCAGAAACCTTTCATCCGACTATTGTTTGTAACGAGCGGGTAGTTGATGTGACCAGACTAGCTGATGGCAAATTCCAACTAACCTCACATAACGGTTCGATTCATTTTTCTAAAACGATTGTTATTGCAACAGGCAGTGGCACTTTCGAAGTCAATAAACTCGAAGCTTTGCACGCTGAAGATTTCCCATCAGCTATTCATTATGACGTTAAAAACATCGAGCAATTTCGCAACAAAGTAGTGGCGGTTTCTGGCGGTGGAAATGCTGCTATTGATTGGGCTCAGACGCTCGAACCCATCGCCAAACAAGTACACCTTATTTACCGCGGTGAAGATTTTAAAGCACACGAGGAAAGCGTACGAGAACTTCAAAATTCTCGCGTCGAAATCCATATCCACCATGAAATAAGTGAACTAATCGGAACGAACAATCAACTAACCGAAATCAATGTTCGCTGCAATCAAACCCGCGCTACAAAAACAATTCAAACAGATGCACTGTTTATTAATCACGGGGTAAAAGTAGACCTTGGAACAATGGCCGAATGGGGCTTTGAACTGGCCGACTTTGGCATCGTCGTGGATGATGAAATGAAAACGACAGTTCCTGGCATTTTCGCTTGTGGAGATAGTGCGACCTACCCTCGAAAAATACGCATTATCGCAGCAGGTCTTCATGAAGGTCCTATCGCAATTAATAGTGCAAAAAAATATTTAGAACCAACTGCCGCAGATGAAGCGATGATTAGCACGCATCATGAAAGCTTTATTGGTTAA
- the timR gene encoding macrodiolide transporter TimAB transcriptional regulator TimA yields MDEKRLNILEAAMEEFTEKGYQAASTNKICAKAGVSKGLIFHYFGSKEKLYIAAVSYAVDFATNEVRLEREHWGDFVEMAIWSTKMKLDFNRKYPAVFGLIMQAYGNPPVELKGKLDGFFDKAIERSEAQMNQVLSEMKLKKDVNIDAARKVMAALFKHITETSTVYLQSHPNATMEDFVPLANDFTEMMRIVEFGICEEKKDLGE; encoded by the coding sequence ATGGATGAAAAACGATTAAATATTTTAGAAGCAGCAATGGAAGAATTTACGGAAAAAGGATATCAGGCGGCTAGTACGAATAAAATTTGCGCAAAAGCTGGTGTTTCGAAAGGGCTGATTTTTCATTATTTTGGTTCTAAAGAAAAGCTTTATATTGCGGCGGTTAGTTATGCGGTGGATTTTGCGACCAATGAGGTTCGTTTGGAAAGGGAACATTGGGGAGACTTTGTCGAAATGGCGATTTGGTCAACGAAAATGAAACTGGATTTTAATCGTAAATATCCTGCTGTGTTCGGCTTGATTATGCAAGCTTATGGAAATCCACCCGTTGAATTGAAAGGCAAGCTGGATGGTTTTTTTGATAAGGCAATTGAGCGGTCGGAAGCACAAATGAATCAAGTTTTAAGTGAAATGAAGTTGAAAAAAGATGTGAACATAGATGCGGCGCGTAAAGTGATGGCGGCTCTTTTTAAGCATATTACGGAGACGAGTACAGTTTATTTGCAAAGCCATCCGAATGCGACGATGGAGGATTTTGTTCCGCTTGCGAATGATTTTACGGAAATGATGCGAATTGTCGAATTTGGGATATGCGAAGAAAAAAAGGATTTGGGCGAGTGA
- the timB gene encoding macrodiolide ABC transporter permease TimB yields the protein MNILHIEWKTRIKSLIVWAVVVIMILGVFMAFFPSMQSSGMQDLVNTKMNALPQDMMKILHMDSMADLTNIDAYFAYVFQYIFIAACVYAALIGAQALIKEETDGTIEFLYAQPITRTSLVFWKMIGNLLSFVAFWAITFVASVVLVLFLKPSGVDGGDLVMELVRVFSSELLVAAVFMSAGFMISAVLRSAKQASPVALALVFLTYILGIMAGLNDKVDFFQYFSPINYAIPSEIMNKGITGTNALISCGVIVVMVAATFVLYKKKDLKV from the coding sequence ATGAACATCTTACACATTGAATGGAAAACGCGGATAAAAAGTCTCATCGTTTGGGCAGTGGTAGTGATTATGATTTTAGGTGTTTTTATGGCTTTCTTCCCAAGTATGCAAAGTAGTGGAATGCAAGATTTAGTGAATACGAAAATGAACGCACTTCCGCAAGATATGATGAAAATTTTGCATATGGATTCGATGGCGGACTTAACGAATATTGATGCCTATTTTGCATATGTTTTTCAGTATATTTTTATTGCGGCATGTGTATACGCGGCGTTAATAGGTGCGCAGGCCTTGATAAAAGAAGAAACGGATGGGACGATTGAGTTTTTATATGCGCAGCCAATTACACGGACTAGTCTAGTTTTCTGGAAAATGATTGGGAACTTATTGTCGTTTGTAGCTTTTTGGGCGATTACATTTGTAGCTTCAGTCGTGCTTGTTCTGTTCTTAAAGCCAAGTGGGGTTGACGGTGGCGATTTAGTAATGGAGCTTGTACGAGTGTTTTCTAGCGAGCTACTAGTGGCTGCTGTATTTATGAGTGCAGGTTTTATGATTTCTGCGGTGCTTCGTTCCGCTAAGCAAGCCTCCCCAGTCGCACTTGCGCTAGTATTCTTAACGTATATTTTAGGAATTATGGCTGGTTTAAATGATAAGGTCGATTTCTTCCAATATTTTTCACCCATTAATTATGCGATTCCTTCTGAAATTATGAATAAAGGAATTACTGGAACCAATGCCCTGATTTCATGTGGGGTGATTGTCGTGATGGTTGCAGCGACATTTGTTCTGTATAAGAAAAAGGATTTGAAAGTATAA
- the timA gene encoding macrodiolide ABC transporter ATP-binding protein TimA — MEAIKVESLTKNYHKKRAIENVNLSVNEGELYGFIGPNGAGKSTTIKVLLNFIYATSGNATVLGKDVVKESAEIKKLIGYVPSEVRYYPQMTANDIIHYAAKFHHIENATQKMNKYYEMFSIDPKKRFGEMSLGNKKKVAIVAGLITEPQLFILDEPTNGLDPLMQHYLFKEMTERNKEGMTIFLSSHNLREVQEYCSRAAFIRNGNIIAVEDIANQQMTGKVIALKGTNLPLEKLTNAGARVIENEAGKARLIFDEDIKTILPLLQEKEITDLTITNQELEDKFMTLYEGGEIK, encoded by the coding sequence ATGGAAGCAATTAAAGTGGAGTCGCTCACAAAAAATTACCATAAAAAGCGAGCAATTGAAAATGTGAATTTGTCTGTAAATGAAGGGGAATTGTACGGTTTTATCGGTCCAAATGGTGCGGGGAAATCAACAACAATTAAAGTCTTGCTTAATTTTATTTATGCGACGAGTGGGAATGCAACGGTGCTCGGTAAGGATGTGGTGAAAGAATCTGCTGAAATTAAAAAATTGATTGGATATGTGCCGAGTGAAGTTCGCTATTATCCACAAATGACAGCAAATGATATTATCCACTACGCCGCCAAGTTCCATCATATTGAAAATGCAACGCAAAAAATGAATAAATATTATGAAATGTTTTCCATTGACCCGAAAAAGCGCTTTGGAGAAATGTCGCTTGGAAATAAGAAAAAAGTAGCGATTGTTGCTGGACTTATTACGGAACCGCAATTATTTATTTTGGATGAACCAACAAATGGGCTGGATCCGTTAATGCAACATTATTTATTTAAAGAAATGACTGAACGAAATAAAGAAGGAATGACGATTTTTCTTTCTAGTCATAATTTGCGTGAAGTTCAAGAATATTGTTCAAGAGCTGCTTTTATTCGAAACGGAAATATTATCGCGGTGGAAGATATCGCTAATCAACAAATGACGGGTAAAGTGATCGCACTGAAGGGAACGAATTTGCCACTGGAAAAATTAACGAATGCGGGCGCAAGAGTGATTGAAAACGAGGCGGGAAAAGCACGACTTATTTTTGATGAGGATATTAAAACGATTTTGCCACTACTTCAAGAAAAAGAAATTACGGATTTAACCATTACGAATCAAGAACTGGAAGATAAGTTTATGACGCTATACGAAGGGGGCGAAATCAAATGA
- a CDS encoding NUDIX hydrolase, producing MDSLEEKTLHTEKIFSGNIIELQVDDVELPNGERSKREIVKHPGAVAIIPFSADGRMYLVEQFRKPLEKNIIEIPAGKMEPGEDPLVTAKRELEEETGFQSDDLTYLTSFYTSPGFANELLHIYVARDLRKMDHPLAQDADEFINLVKVTPEEAEQLIAQQCIHDAKTMYAIQYWKMQLLIEENE from the coding sequence ATGGACTCACTAGAGGAAAAAACGCTTCATACAGAAAAGATTTTTAGCGGAAATATTATTGAATTGCAAGTAGATGATGTGGAGTTGCCAAACGGGGAAAGGAGCAAGCGCGAAATCGTCAAGCATCCCGGTGCTGTGGCAATTATACCTTTTTCAGCAGATGGAAGAATGTACTTAGTAGAGCAATTCCGAAAGCCACTTGAAAAAAACATTATCGAAATTCCGGCCGGCAAAATGGAACCAGGGGAAGATCCACTCGTGACCGCAAAACGGGAGCTAGAAGAAGAAACGGGTTTTCAGTCCGATGATTTAACGTATCTCACTTCTTTTTATACATCACCTGGATTTGCCAATGAACTTTTACATATTTATGTAGCGCGTGACCTACGGAAAATGGATCATCCTTTGGCGCAAGATGCAGATGAATTTATTAATTTAGTCAAAGTAACTCCGGAAGAAGCAGAACAATTAATAGCACAACAATGCATTCATGACGCAAAAACAATGTACGCGATACAGTACTGGAAAATGCAACTATTAATAGAAGAAAATGAATAA
- a CDS encoding 5-bromo-4-chloroindolyl phosphate hydrolysis family protein: protein MTVFKKILAFTGSIFLVIILAGILTSLLHSGLVIAAIVIAVAAILFFFSSKAGDRAQMIATGLTKKEYKYIRTNLEEARVKIIRLQKIMTQNKALYSFQERNKTLLLTKRIYGIVKDEPKRFYEAEDFFFSHLDSLVELTEKYAFLEKQPVKDKKIYQTLSDTRTLLNDLSRVIEKDLFTLLNQDVNNLDFELEVAKNSISKQKKKFERGTKDDREQAK, encoded by the coding sequence ATGACCGTTTTTAAAAAGATATTAGCATTCACAGGTTCTATATTCCTTGTCATTATTTTGGCTGGTATCCTCACTTCACTACTCCATAGTGGCTTGGTAATTGCAGCAATTGTTATCGCTGTTGCGGCTATCCTATTTTTCTTTTCATCTAAAGCTGGGGACCGTGCGCAAATGATTGCAACTGGATTAACCAAGAAAGAATATAAATATATTCGCACTAACTTAGAAGAAGCTCGTGTGAAAATTATCCGCCTTCAAAAAATCATGACACAAAATAAAGCGTTATATTCTTTCCAAGAGCGCAACAAAACACTTTTACTTACAAAAAGAATTTACGGCATCGTAAAAGATGAACCAAAACGTTTTTATGAAGCAGAAGATTTCTTTTTCTCCCATCTTGATTCTTTAGTGGAGCTAACTGAAAAGTACGCTTTCTTAGAAAAACAACCTGTAAAAGACAAAAAAATCTATCAAACACTTTCTGATACACGCACACTTTTAAATGATTTAAGTCGCGTAATTGAAAAGGATTTATTTACACTTTTGAATCAAGACGTGAACAACCTTGACTTTGAATTAGAAGTAGCAAAAAACTCCATTTCTAAACAGAAAAAGAAATTTGAAAGGGGTACAAAAGATGACCGAGAACAAGCCAAGTGA
- a CDS encoding toxic anion resistance protein yields MTENKPSEETNELKDLVIEKEFNQTLDDLLANPFGSDGETAANIVNNETDAAPRLVDMLTETNKKQALELSKQIEPGNQAAILGYGAPAQAKLHDFSHSMLAHVQKQDVGPIGDIISDLMFRLQEADPDELAARNKNVFTKMFHRVKQSINEITSKYQKIGTQIDRIALKLEHSKKRLMEDNSFLEQLYDKNKDYFQALNIYIAAGELKLEEINTKMLPELRKKAEQTGDQMDYQEVNDLTQFADRLDKRVYDLRLSRQITIQQAPQIRLIQNTNQALAEKIQSSIMTAIPLWKNQVAIALTLLRQQQAVAAQRQVSETTNELLKRNADMLKTNAIETARENERGIVDIETLKETQSSLIETLQETLKIQQEGRAKRAVAEKELVTMEQELKERLLEMK; encoded by the coding sequence ATGACCGAGAACAAGCCAAGTGAAGAAACAAATGAATTAAAAGATTTAGTAATTGAGAAAGAATTCAACCAAACGTTAGATGATCTTCTTGCTAACCCATTTGGATCAGACGGCGAAACGGCTGCAAATATTGTAAATAACGAAACAGATGCAGCGCCTCGCCTTGTCGATATGCTTACAGAAACTAATAAAAAACAAGCACTAGAGTTATCTAAACAAATCGAACCTGGAAACCAAGCAGCCATTCTTGGCTACGGAGCTCCAGCGCAAGCCAAACTGCATGACTTTTCTCATTCAATGTTAGCTCATGTACAAAAGCAAGATGTTGGACCAATTGGCGATATTATTAGCGATTTAATGTTTCGTTTACAAGAAGCGGACCCGGATGAACTTGCGGCTCGCAACAAAAACGTCTTCACCAAAATGTTCCACCGAGTAAAACAATCCATCAACGAAATTACTTCTAAATATCAAAAAATTGGTACCCAAATTGACCGCATCGCGTTAAAACTGGAACATTCCAAAAAGCGTTTAATGGAAGATAACTCCTTCCTGGAACAGCTTTATGATAAAAATAAAGATTACTTCCAAGCACTTAATATTTACATTGCTGCTGGAGAACTAAAATTAGAAGAAATTAACACAAAAATGCTCCCAGAACTCCGTAAAAAAGCGGAACAAACTGGCGACCAAATGGATTACCAAGAAGTGAATGACTTAACACAATTCGCTGATCGTCTGGATAAACGAGTATATGATTTACGCTTAAGTCGTCAAATCACTATCCAACAAGCGCCGCAAATTCGCTTAATCCAAAATACAAACCAAGCACTCGCTGAAAAAATCCAGTCTTCCATTATGACTGCGATTCCACTTTGGAAAAACCAAGTAGCTATCGCGCTTACCTTGCTTCGTCAACAACAAGCCGTAGCAGCTCAGCGCCAAGTTTCTGAAACAACGAACGAACTTCTAAAACGAAACGCCGATATGCTAAAAACAAATGCTATCGAAACAGCGCGTGAAAACGAAAGAGGTATTGTGGATATCGAGACACTTAAAGAAACTCAATCTAGCTTGATTGAAACCTTGCAAGAAACACTTAAAATTCAACAAGAAGGCCGTGCTAAACGTGCCGTAGCTGAGAAAGAGCTTGTAACAATGGAACAAGAACTGAAAGAACGTTTACTTGAAATGAAATAA
- the dinB gene encoding DNA polymerase IV has product MDTSRKIIHIDMDAFYASVEQRDHPEFRGKPLIIGGDPNKRGVVSTCSYEARKYGVHSAMPTRQAAKLCPNGIFIHGNMAHYVEVSSQIREIFSRYTDIIEPLSLDEAYLDVTENKKGMKSATMVARDIQQTIYRELGLTASAGVSFNKFIAKIASDFKKPAGITVVAPEEAEAFLEQIPVTKFYGVGKVTAEKLHRLGIETGADLKKWSEWDLIRELHKHGYQLYRQVRGRSNNIVNPHRDRKSVGKETTFEFNVLDNRILEQSLMNFAKKVEERLIKLQKHGKTVVLKLRYSDFTTITKRLTLNEYTNDANQIYQAAALLLRESYKGQDSIRLIGLTVTNLKPVYFENLRLEGL; this is encoded by the coding sequence ATGGATACGAGTAGGAAAATCATTCATATTGATATGGACGCTTTTTATGCATCTGTAGAACAACGCGATCATCCGGAGTTTCGCGGGAAGCCACTGATTATTGGTGGGGATCCTAATAAGCGCGGTGTTGTTTCGACTTGTTCTTATGAAGCACGCAAATACGGTGTGCATTCTGCCATGCCTACTCGTCAAGCTGCCAAACTTTGTCCGAATGGTATTTTTATTCATGGGAATATGGCGCATTATGTAGAAGTATCTAGTCAAATTCGCGAAATTTTTTCCAGATATACAGATATTATCGAACCACTTTCTTTGGATGAAGCCTATTTGGATGTAACCGAAAATAAAAAAGGAATGAAATCCGCCACAATGGTTGCCCGTGATATCCAACAAACAATTTACCGTGAGCTTGGATTAACTGCATCAGCCGGCGTATCATTCAATAAATTTATTGCAAAAATTGCTTCCGACTTTAAGAAACCTGCTGGTATTACCGTAGTTGCGCCCGAAGAAGCAGAAGCCTTTTTAGAACAAATCCCTGTGACTAAATTTTATGGGGTAGGGAAAGTCACAGCGGAAAAATTACATCGCCTTGGAATAGAAACTGGGGCAGATTTGAAGAAATGGAGTGAATGGGATCTTATTCGTGAATTGCATAAGCATGGCTATCAGTTGTATCGACAGGTTCGAGGTCGTTCGAATAACATTGTGAATCCGCATCGTGATCGCAAATCAGTAGGAAAAGAAACGACTTTTGAATTTAATGTATTGGATAATCGCATACTCGAGCAAAGTCTAATGAATTTTGCTAAGAAGGTGGAAGAACGTCTCATTAAGTTACAAAAACATGGTAAGACGGTAGTACTAAAATTACGCTATAGTGACTTTACCACAATTACTAAACGACTTACTTTAAATGAATATACCAATGATGCGAATCAAATTTACCAAGCGGCTGCATTACTTCTACGAGAAAGCTACAAAGGACAAGATAGCATTCGTTTGATAGGACTTACTGTAACGAATTTAAAACCCGTTTATTTTGAAAATTTACGTTTAGAAGGACTATAA
- a CDS encoding SDR family NAD(P)-dependent oxidoreductase — MNPFLKNKTVLITGASSGLGAEITRQVAASGANVIITARSTEKLIALQKEISSQFSVEAVYFTLDMTDFEQVKQVSAEINTTYQVDVLVNCAGFGLFENAVDIPFETIEKMFDTNVLGLIQLTQLILPQMQARKAGHIINIASQAAKIATPKSTVYSATKYAVLGFSNALRLELIPDKINVTTINPGPIATNFFDVADKSGNYLETVGKLVLQPEKVARKTVQIMGTKRREINLPFVMNIATRLYQVMPQVIEFFGKGAFLKK; from the coding sequence ATGAATCCATTTTTGAAAAATAAAACGGTACTAATCACAGGAGCTTCGAGCGGCCTCGGTGCAGAAATTACAAGACAAGTGGCCGCATCAGGTGCGAACGTTATTATCACCGCAAGAAGTACGGAAAAATTAATCGCTTTGCAAAAAGAAATAAGTAGTCAATTTTCCGTAGAGGCTGTTTATTTTACACTAGATATGACGGATTTTGAGCAAGTAAAGCAAGTCAGTGCGGAAATAAATACGACATATCAAGTAGATGTACTAGTTAATTGCGCAGGGTTTGGTTTATTTGAAAATGCAGTAGACATTCCATTTGAAACGATTGAAAAAATGTTCGATACGAATGTGCTTGGGTTAATTCAGTTAACGCAACTTATATTACCGCAAATGCAAGCACGTAAGGCAGGACATATTATTAACATCGCTTCTCAAGCGGCAAAAATAGCCACACCAAAGTCAACTGTTTATTCCGCAACAAAATATGCAGTGCTGGGCTTTTCTAATGCACTTCGCTTAGAACTAATTCCTGATAAAATCAACGTCACAACGATAAATCCTGGTCCTATTGCAACGAACTTTTTCGATGTAGCAGATAAATCAGGCAACTACTTAGAGACAGTTGGAAAATTAGTTCTACAACCAGAGAAAGTAGCTAGAAAAACCGTGCAAATTATGGGGACAAAACGACGCGAAATTAATTTGCCTTTTGTAATGAATATTGCGACCAGACTGTATCAGGTGATGCCTCAAGTCATTGAATTTTTTGGCAAAGGTGCATTTTTAAAGAAATAG